The proteins below come from a single Methanobacterium petrolearium genomic window:
- a CDS encoding amidohydrolase family protein: MITIENGLVLHGPELEPVKSNILIEDNLILEISPHASGGKKIDAEGCIVSPSLINSHVHLGDSVAKDLGDGEPIKNLVKPPYGLKHRILTETTPETMVKSMRSSIKDMLSSGTTSFLDFREGDLEGLKLLKKATDDLPINALPLGRHNSFLDPNVELSQVEKACHEIIKSSHGIGLSGFGEVSDKVARLITQICHDEGKLSAIHVAEYETVQKESLERTGKTEVERAIEAGFDLLIHLTSPLDSDLKLVADNNIPIVSCPRSNGTLSVGIPPLKRMWDMGIKLLLGTDNLMFNSPNMFREMEYALKITRGLSKEYFPPKEILKMATVNPGQVFKLNSGCLEEGRRADVMVTQQLSMDPVLSLINRTEPENIKNLISGGIIFFQKK; the protein is encoded by the coding sequence ATGATTACTATTGAAAATGGCCTGGTACTCCATGGTCCTGAACTGGAACCCGTTAAATCAAATATTTTAATTGAGGATAATTTGATTTTGGAGATTTCACCTCATGCTTCTGGAGGGAAAAAAATAGATGCTGAAGGTTGCATAGTGTCACCTTCATTAATAAACAGCCACGTGCACCTTGGAGATTCCGTGGCCAAGGATTTAGGTGATGGTGAACCCATAAAAAACCTGGTGAAACCCCCCTATGGTTTGAAACATCGCATTCTGACAGAAACAACACCTGAAACCATGGTAAAATCCATGAGAAGTTCCATAAAAGACATGTTATCTTCTGGAACCACCAGCTTCCTGGATTTCAGAGAAGGAGATCTTGAAGGATTAAAATTATTAAAAAAAGCCACTGATGATCTGCCTATTAATGCCCTGCCCCTGGGACGTCATAACTCATTTTTAGACCCCAATGTAGAACTATCCCAAGTTGAAAAAGCCTGTCATGAAATTATAAAATCAAGTCATGGAATCGGTTTAAGTGGCTTTGGTGAGGTCAGTGACAAAGTAGCCAGACTAATAACACAGATCTGTCATGATGAAGGGAAACTATCTGCCATACACGTTGCTGAATATGAAACAGTTCAAAAAGAATCCCTGGAACGAACCGGTAAAACCGAAGTTGAAAGGGCAATTGAAGCAGGTTTTGACCTCCTGATTCATTTGACATCACCTCTTGATTCTGATCTAAAACTGGTGGCAGATAATAATATTCCAATTGTTTCCTGTCCCCGTTCCAATGGCACCCTGTCAGTGGGGATTCCCCCTTTAAAAAGGATGTGGGATATGGGTATCAAATTGCTCCTTGGAACTGACAATCTGATGTTTAACTCACCGAACATGTTCAGAGAAATGGAATATGCACTTAAAATTACCCGGGGACTGAGTAAAGAATATTTTCCCCCTAAAGAGATATTAAAAATGGCCACAGTCAACCCAGGCCAAGTATTTAAATTGAATAGTGGTTGTCTGGAAGAAGGAAGACGAGCTGATGTTATGGTAACTCAACAACTCTCAATGGATCCAGTACTATCACTTATTAACCGAACTGAACCAGAAAACATTAAAAACCTGATAAGTGGAGGCATCATATTTTTCCAAAAAAAATGA
- the serS gene encoding serine--tRNA ligase, which yields MLDIKLFRETPDLIRESERKRFRDTTNVDKVIEYDHKWREAIHELNMMRSKRNKLSESFKNARKKKTEEGNAEFENIRAQSKDLGKKIGKLEPKIQEFLEKRDEYRYKVGNLLDESVPLSENEEDNLIVRKVGELPSFNYKPCNHVDLIHSVDGVNLEKASQIAGSRSYYLKADLVYLNLALMKFALDVLVERGFTPFQTPFFIKHEVVKEAAELADFEDMLYKVEGEDLYMIATSEQTLAALHHDEILDGETLPRKYCGVSTCFRREAGSHGKDTLGIFRVHQFEKVEQFIFCKEEESKEIHEELIQNAEIIYQKLKIPYRVVSIVSSALNDNASLKYDLEAWFPGSDTYRELVSCTNCLDYQARKLNARYGVHGDSVSKKFCHTLNSTAIATERTICCILENYQQPDGTVKVPEVLIPYMNGKTVIGKQE from the coding sequence ATGCTGGACATCAAATTATTTAGAGAAACTCCTGATTTAATACGGGAATCTGAGAGAAAACGTTTTCGTGACACAACCAACGTTGATAAAGTTATTGAATATGACCATAAATGGCGTGAAGCAATTCATGAACTGAACATGATGCGAAGCAAAAGGAATAAACTATCTGAATCTTTTAAAAATGCCAGGAAAAAGAAAACCGAAGAAGGAAATGCTGAATTTGAAAATATCCGGGCTCAGTCCAAGGATTTGGGTAAAAAAATTGGCAAACTGGAACCTAAAATTCAGGAATTTCTTGAAAAACGGGATGAATATCGTTATAAAGTTGGAAATCTGTTGGATGAATCTGTTCCCCTCTCTGAAAATGAAGAAGATAATTTGATTGTTCGTAAAGTGGGTGAATTACCTTCATTTAATTATAAACCATGCAACCATGTGGATTTAATTCATAGTGTTGATGGGGTTAACCTGGAGAAGGCTTCACAAATAGCAGGTTCCCGTTCTTATTATTTGAAAGCAGATCTAGTTTATTTGAATCTCGCCCTCATGAAATTCGCCCTGGATGTGCTGGTAGAACGTGGTTTCACACCATTCCAAACCCCTTTCTTCATTAAACACGAAGTTGTGAAGGAGGCCGCGGAATTGGCTGATTTTGAAGATATGCTCTACAAGGTGGAGGGTGAAGATCTGTATATGATTGCCACCTCTGAACAAACACTGGCTGCATTACACCATGATGAAATACTGGACGGCGAAACACTTCCTAGAAAATACTGTGGAGTTTCTACATGTTTCCGCCGAGAAGCAGGATCACACGGAAAAGATACCCTGGGCATATTCAGAGTACATCAATTCGAAAAGGTAGAACAGTTTATTTTCTGTAAAGAAGAAGAATCCAAGGAAATCCATGAAGAACTGATCCAGAACGCAGAGATCATCTATCAAAAACTGAAAATTCCTTATAGAGTAGTTTCCATTGTTTCTTCTGCACTTAACGACAATGCCTCTCTAAAATACGATTTAGAAGCATGGTTTCCTGGATCTGACACTTACCGCGAACTGGTTTCCTGTACCAACTGTCTGGATTACCAGGCCCGGAAATTGAATGCACGTTACGGTGTTCATGGTGATTCTGTGTCCAAAAAATTCTGCCACACACTTAACAGCACAGCTATTGCCACTGAACGAACCATCTGTTGCATACTTGAAAACTATCAACAACCAGACGGCACAGTCAAGGTACCAGAAGTTCTTATTCCCTACATGAATGGGAAAACTGTTATTGGGAAACAGGAATAA
- a CDS encoding universal stress protein produces MYHKILLPTDGSKFAEKAAQHAIWIASKSNAEIIVLNVIETSSLVGLPAEDLIVKIKEMLKEEGRRSLEKISEMVTESEKESNIEDIKITLKSEEGSPADSILKTIEKEDIDLVVMGTSGKHGLDRFLLGSVTEKVVRSAKCPVLSVHS; encoded by the coding sequence ATGTATCACAAAATACTGTTACCCACCGATGGTTCTAAATTCGCTGAAAAAGCAGCGCAACATGCTATATGGATTGCAAGCAAAAGTAATGCCGAAATCATCGTTTTAAATGTAATTGAAACATCATCACTGGTGGGGCTTCCAGCAGAAGACCTCATAGTAAAAATCAAAGAAATGCTCAAAGAAGAAGGACGTAGATCCCTTGAAAAGATCTCAGAAATGGTTACTGAGAGTGAAAAGGAATCTAACATAGAAGATATTAAAATAACCCTTAAAAGCGAAGAAGGTTCTCCAGCAGATTCTATTTTGAAAACCATAGAAAAAGAAGATATAGATTTAGTGGTTATGGGAACCTCGGGAAAACATGGTTTAGACAGATTTTTATTGGGCAGCGTCACTGAAAAAGTAGTTAGATCAGCAAAATGTCCAGTTCTATCGGTTCACTCCTAA
- a CDS encoding CBS domain-containing protein: MQINDIMSKEIHFIQVPGNRGNALEIMRKNNVSGLPVVKKGTKKLAGILTRTDLVENPDEEQIALIMTREMITVDPEDDIKDAARKMAENDIRRVPVVDGGELVGLVTASDLINKALWKMDIKDPAEDFMLRSVPTTWERTPLNVAFAIMRYFNLKVLLALSNDGKPSGVLTESDFLNESEVVSEQTVHNTSVGTEGDKWSWDSKNVLYVIKNHLQFTDKEVRDVATSDLEMATTKTAVKDCANKMRQRNIEQLPVIDVEGELVGLVRASDLIKSIID, encoded by the coding sequence ATGCAAATAAATGACATAATGTCCAAGGAAATACACTTCATTCAAGTGCCTGGAAATCGTGGAAACGCACTGGAAATAATGCGAAAAAACAATGTATCAGGATTACCTGTTGTAAAAAAAGGCACCAAAAAACTGGCAGGTATACTCACTAGAACTGATCTGGTAGAAAACCCTGACGAAGAACAAATCGCCCTTATAATGACCCGGGAAATGATAACTGTGGATCCTGAAGATGATATAAAGGATGCAGCCCGGAAAATGGCAGAAAATGACATTCGGAGAGTTCCTGTTGTTGATGGTGGGGAACTAGTTGGATTGGTGACAGCATCAGATCTAATTAACAAAGCCCTGTGGAAAATGGACATTAAAGATCCTGCCGAAGATTTCATGCTGCGCAGTGTACCCACTACCTGGGAGAGAACACCCCTCAATGTAGCCTTTGCAATTATGCGTTACTTTAACCTGAAGGTACTTTTAGCACTGAGTAACGATGGAAAACCATCAGGTGTATTAACTGAAAGCGATTTTTTGAATGAAAGTGAAGTGGTATCTGAACAGACAGTTCACAATACCTCAGTGGGTACAGAAGGAGATAAATGGTCATGGGACAGTAAAAACGTTCTTTATGTTATTAAAAACCATTTACAGTTCACTGACAAAGAGGTTCGAGATGTTGCAACCAGTGATCTGGAAATGGCCACCACTAAAACTGCTGTGAAAGATTGTGCTAACAAGATGCGCCAAAGGAACATCGAACAACTGCCAGTTATTGACGTAGAAGGAGAACTGGTTGGACTGGTAAGAGCAAGTGATCTAATTAAATCAATAATTGATTAA
- the larE gene encoding ATP-dependent sacrificial sulfur transferase LarE → MELERKLDNLKTFFKNKKVVLAFSGGADSTLLALLAKDHAKEALAVTVDNGVMPSECIGKAGEIAQKIGVKHKIITMNFLEDPSFEKNPPNRCYICKNIMHQQIKKIASDYHYDLVVDGTNISDLLEDRPGIMVNIEKNIKTPLVEYGFTSQDVRTILREWNVDYHPSTTCFATRIPSGRIITPQKIHRITYAENLIRNLTGLSVVRVRDDEGLACIEVGNLDKFIDKISLDYLDSELKAIGFKKVTLNIASYGSLENEMVVYKPCKSGKNRIMFEIELPYPLNIPLSCQELEYLGEVKCSPEMGLAMLEVDGRNITLFEKGKIVARRVKDQEDAQKLLITILPCLRRH, encoded by the coding sequence ATGGAACTTGAAAGAAAACTGGATAATTTAAAGACTTTTTTCAAGAATAAAAAGGTTGTTCTAGCATTTTCTGGAGGTGCAGATAGCACCCTGTTGGCTTTGCTTGCTAAAGATCATGCCAAAGAAGCCCTGGCAGTTACCGTGGATAATGGGGTTATGCCTTCAGAATGTATTGGTAAGGCTGGAGAAATAGCGCAAAAAATTGGAGTTAAACACAAAATTATAACCATGAACTTTTTGGAAGATCCTTCCTTTGAAAAAAATCCACCAAATCGCTGTTACATCTGCAAAAACATAATGCACCAACAGATAAAGAAAATTGCATCGGATTATCATTATGATCTGGTGGTTGACGGCACCAACATAAGTGACCTACTGGAAGATAGGCCTGGAATAATGGTTAATATTGAAAAAAACATCAAAACTCCGCTGGTTGAATATGGATTTACATCTCAAGATGTTAGAACAATTTTAAGAGAATGGAATGTTGACTATCACCCTTCAACCACCTGTTTTGCCACCAGGATCCCCAGTGGGAGAATAATCACTCCCCAAAAAATTCATCGCATTACCTATGCAGAGAATCTTATTCGTAATTTAACGGGTCTTTCTGTGGTTCGAGTGAGGGATGATGAAGGGTTGGCCTGTATTGAAGTGGGAAATCTTGATAAATTCATAGACAAGATTTCGTTGGATTATTTAGATTCTGAACTCAAAGCAATAGGTTTTAAAAAGGTTACTCTTAATATTGCAAGTTATGGTAGTCTTGAAAATGAAATGGTGGTTTACAAACCATGTAAAAGTGGAAAAAATCGGATAATGTTTGAAATTGAACTTCCCTACCCATTAAATATCCCTCTAAGTTGTCAGGAACTTGAATATTTAGGTGAGGTGAAATGTTCTCCAGAGATGGGTTTGGCAATGTTGGAGGTAGATGGTAGAAACATCACATTATTTGAGAAGGGTAAAATCGTGGCTCGACGAGTAAAAGATCAGGAAGATGCTCAAAAGTTACTGATAACAATTTTACCTTGCTTGCGTAGACATTAA
- a CDS encoding TfuA-related McrA-glycine thioamidation protein, with product MEPKKIVVFIGPSLPLAEAREILDADYHPPVARGDITALLNDPPDVIGIIDGVFHQQPAVSHKEIIQALKAGIMIVGASSMGALRAAELDSIGMVGIGTVYQYYRDGIIESDDDVAIVFDPVTHELLSEALVSMSYNFQMAENEGIINSNDYNVLYETAKNIFYPHRTYQRVFNQSNLEKNKITELRTFLDKHGIDIKAEDAKKALKYIKGII from the coding sequence ATGGAACCAAAAAAAATTGTGGTTTTTATTGGACCTTCACTCCCCTTAGCTGAGGCTCGCGAAATTTTAGATGCTGATTACCATCCTCCAGTAGCTAGAGGGGATATTACGGCTCTTTTAAATGATCCGCCTGATGTAATTGGGATCATAGATGGAGTTTTTCACCAGCAACCTGCAGTTTCTCACAAGGAAATAATTCAAGCTCTCAAAGCAGGAATCATGATTGTGGGAGCATCTAGTATGGGTGCTCTCAGAGCTGCAGAACTGGATTCCATTGGAATGGTTGGAATTGGGACAGTATATCAATATTATAGGGATGGAATCATTGAATCTGATGATGATGTGGCCATAGTTTTTGATCCAGTAACCCATGAACTGCTTTCTGAAGCCCTAGTGAGCATGAGCTACAACTTCCAGATGGCTGAAAACGAAGGCATCATCAATTCTAATGATTATAATGTCCTCTATGAAACTGCTAAAAATATTTTCTATCCTCATAGAACATATCAACGCGTTTTTAACCAGTCAAATCTTGAAAAAAATAAGATCACAGAACTTAGAACATTTTTAGATAAACATGGTATTGATATTAAGGCAGAAGATGCAAAAAAGGCTTTAAAGTATATAAAAGGCATTATATGA
- a CDS encoding TIGR00295 family protein gives MTSNQYNQYHSPTILKELNCPSYVIEHSKAVMSKATYLARNFKGNVDVGLVKAGAMLHDVGRSQTNGIEHAVIGAKILVDNGFPPEIVKIVERHIGAGITRKEAEIIGLPPRDYLPVTFEEKMVAHADNLIHGTSEVDLDFVIRKWNNKLGSDHPSIPRIIKLHHELTGE, from the coding sequence TTGACATCTAATCAATATAACCAATATCATTCTCCAACTATTTTGAAGGAATTAAACTGCCCCTCTTATGTGATAGAACACTCAAAGGCAGTGATGTCAAAGGCAACATACTTGGCACGGAATTTTAAAGGAAATGTGGATGTGGGTTTGGTTAAAGCAGGAGCCATGCTTCATGATGTTGGTCGTTCACAGACCAATGGAATAGAACATGCTGTAATTGGGGCTAAAATCCTTGTGGATAATGGATTTCCACCGGAAATCGTGAAAATTGTTGAAAGGCATATAGGTGCTGGGATAACTCGTAAAGAAGCAGAAATAATTGGATTACCCCCCAGAGATTATCTGCCGGTTACCTTTGAGGAAAAAATGGTGGCCCATGCAGATAACCTCATACACGGAACCAGTGAGGTTGATCTGGATTTTGTGATACGCAAGTGGAACAATAAACTGGGCAGTGATCATCCATCTATTCCCAGAATCATTAAACTCCATCACGAACTTACAGGAGAATGA
- the tfe gene encoding transcription factor E — protein MLKLNDPEIQELLKLSKQEGGTQMLKDPNVQEILIDVTKDHDNSIPIIQCLLNGKSTDEEIAEETEIRLNIVRRILYKLYDAGVASYKRSKDPETQWYTYSWKFEEDKIAEIISEKFEKFSEEIHQSLEYEEENMFFVCPNGCRYNFEEASERNFICPDCNTNLEFQDNSSIITELKELKERMS, from the coding sequence ATGCTTAAACTTAATGATCCTGAAATTCAAGAGCTGCTAAAGCTCTCAAAACAAGAAGGAGGAACTCAGATGCTTAAGGATCCTAACGTACAGGAGATTCTAATTGATGTTACTAAAGATCATGATAACAGCATCCCCATTATCCAATGTTTATTAAATGGCAAAAGCACTGATGAAGAAATTGCAGAAGAAACTGAGATTAGATTGAATATTGTAAGAAGAATCTTATACAAATTATATGATGCAGGAGTTGCCAGTTACAAAAGGAGTAAAGATCCAGAAACTCAATGGTATACTTACAGCTGGAAATTTGAAGAAGATAAGATTGCAGAAATCATATCAGAGAAGTTTGAAAAATTCTCTGAAGAAATTCATCAATCTCTGGAATACGAAGAAGAAAACATGTTCTTTGTATGTCCCAATGGATGTCGTTATAATTTCGAAGAAGCCTCGGAAAGAAACTTTATATGTCCCGATTGTAACACAAATTTAGAGTTTCAGGACAATTCTTCAATTATAACTGAATTGAAGGAATTAAAGGAAAGAATGAGTTGA
- a CDS encoding coenzyme F420-0:L-glutamate ligase, which produces MNEKHFSEPSFMKYTEAKSTYLTIPVNTFYIKPGEPYDIIIKNAGDLLNEDDFLVISETPIAISQGRLIDEAEFKPSISAYLLADLWSKYLWGYIFGPLFRIKKRTIKNLRKLPHEARSHKQLILHYYGWKHATKPASEAGVDLSNAPGTFVSLLPNNPQGVSEEIERKIWQIHGKKVTVMIIDTDATYKIGKTRFTSLPISIPQIKNNMGIFGYLLGRIGRIVGPTPLGVSQPRNMDEIMQIARAAEECQKNHENNMETVYDMQKLTNKDIKDITVEILDSVTHMPAVIVRKCDNGH; this is translated from the coding sequence ATGAATGAGAAACATTTTTCAGAACCTTCTTTTATGAAATATACTGAGGCAAAGAGTACATACCTTACAATACCAGTTAACACATTTTATATCAAACCAGGAGAACCCTATGATATTATCATAAAAAATGCAGGGGATCTTTTGAATGAGGATGACTTTTTAGTCATCTCTGAAACACCTATAGCAATATCGCAAGGGCGACTGATTGATGAAGCTGAATTTAAACCTTCTATCAGTGCTTATCTCCTGGCGGATCTATGGTCCAAATATCTATGGGGATACATTTTTGGCCCATTATTCAGAATAAAAAAAAGAACCATCAAAAACCTCCGTAAATTGCCTCACGAGGCTCGTTCACATAAACAACTAATATTACATTATTATGGCTGGAAACACGCCACTAAACCAGCTTCTGAGGCTGGTGTTGATTTGAGTAATGCACCTGGAACATTTGTTTCTTTACTCCCTAATAATCCACAGGGAGTTTCTGAGGAAATAGAAAGAAAAATTTGGCAGATACATGGTAAGAAAGTTACAGTTATGATCATTGATACAGATGCAACCTACAAAATTGGAAAAACAAGATTCACATCCCTGCCTATCTCTATACCTCAAATTAAAAACAATATGGGTATTTTTGGCTATTTATTAGGTCGAATTGGTAGAATAGTAGGGCCTACCCCATTAGGGGTTTCACAACCTCGTAATATGGATGAAATTATGCAGATTGCCAGGGCAGCGGAAGAATGTCAGAAGAATCATGAAAACAACATGGAAACAGTTTATGACATGCAAAAATTAACAAATAAAGACATAAAAGACATAACAGTAGAAATTTTAGACTCTGTGACTCACATGCCTGCTGTCATAGTCCGAAAATGTGATAATGGCCACTAA